The window CTCATCGAACTCCCCGGTTGCTTTGCCCGCCTTATGGATGGCTTTCGTTATCTTTGATGCCCGGAAGGGGACGACCCTCCCATCCCGCTTCAGGATTTGAGTGAAATTCCCCGCTTCGTTCTTTTTTGCCGCTTCACGAACTGATTCCGTTGAGGTGTCCATACCCGGCTCCTTTCCTGTGGATGCACCTATGAACAGGTGCATCCACTAACGCATCCCACGTCCCCTCGGACGTGACAGTGGTCTTTGGGAGAATTTCAGACAGCCGTGAGCTATGAGACAGGAATTTCTCAACAGGTATTCTGCCAGGCTGAACGCATCTTCCCTCGAAGGCGACGATCAATATACCGCGCTATTCGGCGGGTCGCCGGCAGGTCTTCGGACTTGTAGGCAGGTGATCCTCTCTGGAGGATCCGTTCCTACTGGCCGCCGCTTCCCAGCCCTTTGGGCCAGTGCTTATTGGCGACGTTCGTTCCTACTTACCGCTGCGGGGCAGCCCCGGATTCTCACCGGGTTCCCTTGTATAACACTCCAAATAAGGAGTGTACCGGCAACAAAGCACTATATATAGTAGTCAGAATGTAATGTCAATACAAGATAATGTATACCAGGGTCGGTGTCAGACCATTGAAGGGAAGACAGCACTGAATCTGGCTATCGAAAGGTCAATTCAACAGATTTTCTGCCCAAAGTACTCTGGCACCGGTTTTGTTTCATCCAGAGATAGAATTGGATTTTGCGGAGATGATTACGTTGATTTTATCTTGCCCCTGACATTTGTAGTGGGGACTATTGCGCCAGGTCAATTGTTTTCGATAGCTGGTATAAAGAAAGTGCATTATCATAAAAAACCTTTTCTGCGTACCCTCCCAGAGCGTCTATAAGCAAACGGATATCATCGTCAGAATATGGCCTGGGTGCACGTGTTGACGGTCTGTCCGTTCCAAAAATCAGAGCATCAGGGTTTGCTTTACAGACATCTTGCAATGCCTGTTTGACATCAAAATCAACTCGACCAAAGCCGGTTGCTTTAACCTTTACACCACGCTCCACAAGCCAGAGCAACGTTTTAAATCCTTTCTTTGACAGCCCCAGATGGTCAATGCTGACAGCAGGCAGTTT is drawn from bacterium BMS3Abin14 and contains these coding sequences:
- a CDS encoding amidohydrolase, which produces MVGVIVGGNAAKGHRIICRPFQFATGDTQLPVTVTDQEITRLNEAGVKAVRFNIKRGGSEKLQYLESLAEQVYDLAKWHVELYVDSSELDNLKDRLIKLPAVSIDHLGLSKKGFKTLLWLVERGVKVKATGFGRVDFDVKQALQDVCKANPDALIFGTDRPSTRAPRPYSDDDIRLLIDALGGYAEKVFYDNALSLYQLSKTIDLAQ